The following proteins are co-located in the Sphingomonas panacis genome:
- a CDS encoding 3-keto-5-aminohexanoate cleavage protein, giving the protein MNKVIISCAVTGSMHTPSMSQFLPITPQQIADHSIAAAKAGAAILHLHARDPQNGRPTPSVDVFRQFLPQIHAATDAIINITTGGGPGMTIAERLQAPVAISPELCSLNMGCINPGLFQLADKYDFQHDWERPFLEATEDLVSKNTFRDIREIIEALAPGGTRFEMECYEIGHLYTIAHFVDRGLLKGPLLIQSVLGVTGGLSADPDSIFYMRQTADRLFGKEYIWSLFGAGRHQMPVCTMGALMGSSVRVGLEDSLFISRGQLASTNAEQVLKIRRILEELGLEIATPAEARQMLGLKGRDAINL; this is encoded by the coding sequence ATGAACAAGGTCATCATAAGCTGCGCCGTCACCGGCAGCATGCATACTCCCTCGATGTCGCAATTCCTGCCGATCACGCCCCAGCAGATCGCCGACCATTCGATCGCGGCGGCGAAGGCGGGCGCGGCGATCCTCCACCTCCACGCGCGGGACCCGCAGAATGGGCGCCCCACGCCCTCGGTCGATGTGTTCCGGCAGTTCCTGCCGCAGATCCACGCGGCGACCGACGCGATCATCAACATCACCACCGGCGGCGGCCCCGGCATGACCATCGCCGAGCGACTCCAGGCCCCGGTGGCGATCAGCCCCGAACTGTGCTCGCTCAACATGGGCTGCATCAATCCCGGCCTGTTCCAGCTCGCCGACAAATACGATTTCCAGCACGATTGGGAGCGCCCGTTCCTTGAGGCGACCGAGGATCTGGTGTCGAAAAACACCTTCCGCGACATCCGCGAGATCATCGAGGCGCTCGCGCCCGGCGGCACGCGCTTCGAGATGGAATGCTATGAGATCGGCCATCTCTACACCATCGCGCATTTCGTCGATCGCGGGCTGCTGAAGGGGCCGCTGCTCATCCAGTCGGTGCTCGGCGTGACCGGCGGGCTGAGCGCCGACCCGGACAGCATCTTCTATATGCGCCAGACCGCCGACCGGCTGTTCGGCAAGGAGTATATCTGGTCGCTGTTCGGCGCCGGCCGCCACCAGATGCCGGTCTGCACGATGGGCGCGCTGATGGGATCGAGCGTGCGGGTCGGACTGGAGGACAGCCTTTTCATCTCGCGTGGCCAGCTCGCCAGCACCAACGCCGAGCAGGTGCTCAAGATCCGCCGTATCCTTGAGGAACTCGGCCTCGAAATCGCGACGCCCGCCGAAGCGCGGCAGATGCTGGGCCTGAAGGGCCGCGACGCGATCAACCTGTAA